TGATGAAATAATCGAACTCATAGGTGCTTGTTACTCCTTTGAGCTCCCGCACTTCAATGTGTTCTTTTGTTACGCCAATCGCAGCAAGGCCAAACGTGTCCGTGGAGCGTGGCGTGAACTGCACCGTGATATCTTCATCCTTACCGGCCACAACTCGAAAGTGTTCAGGCGTCTCGATGGTAGCGCGTCCATCGACCAGCCTAGCCTTACCTCTCAGAAAGACGGCATGCTCGGGACCCTCGAAAAAGGCATAGACCACTTCTTTGGCGGGATCGGATGGATGTGGCTGGACAAATGCACCTGACCCTTTGGTGAGACTACCTGTGATATTGACATCCCCGTTAAAAGTAAGGTCATTGGATGAGAAATCGCCGTCAATGAGGGGACTCGTGGTTTGAGAATTATTAATATAGAGCTTGTTGGAACCGGTCGCGGTATACCCTGCCCGATAGCCATTAAAGACATTGGAACTCCCCCACTGATTGGTGTAGCCGACATAATCTCCCATGAAGGTATTGTAAATTCCGGTGGACATGTTGTAGCCAGTCCCGTATCCAAGGAAAATGTTGAGGGCACCAGCGGTGTTATTGAAACCGGCATATCTTCCGACAAAGGTATTATAGGGACCTGACACTCTGTGATAAGATTGCTGGGCATTCTCAACTTAACTCAGATTTGGTTCCGGCAACGCCTGGAACTTGGATCCCGATCCCTGACCCATCAACAGATGATGTCCAGGCAAATTGTTCATTCGGAGTCGAATATTCGTTTACGTGACAATTCCCTCGCCTCTCTTATTTAAGCGTAGCCATTGGCTCTTTCGCTGGGTCTATTTCAGGCCCCTTAGAAGCTCCGTCTCAACCAATTTCCCCAGGTCTCTCAAGAGGTTGATCTTCCCGCCATCAAGATGGCGGGGGCGTGAGTCAATGAGGCAAAGGGTGCCAATCAGATATCCATCGGGTAGCCTGAGCGGACAACCGGCATAAAACCGAATACGCGGCTCGCCCGTCACCAAGGGGTTGTCGGCAAAACGCGTGTCGAGGAACGTATCGGGAACAATCAGCACTCGATTTTCTAAGATGGCATGAGCGCAGAACGCCATGTCGCGCGGGGTTTCTTTTACGTTGAGACCAATACACGCTTTGAACCACTGTCGGTCGCGATCAATGAGACTGACAAGGGCGATTGGAACATTGAACGCTTCAGAAGCTATTCGGGCTATTCGATCAAACCGTTCTTCCGGCTCGGTATCCAGAATCTTCAGTTTTACCAGAGCGGCTAGTCGGGCTTCTTCATTTTCCGGCCACTGCGCTCTAATCCATCGACAGGTGGTTCGCAAAATCCATGCACGTATCCGTGTACGGGCATACGGCTGTGAAAAAGGTCTTAGCATCCAGTCTGTAGCAAAATCAGCTAAGGCCGAGGCTGTATTTTCCCTGTCAGCCACCACCACAATAGGTGCTTGGGGAGTCACGCGCGTGCCTAATGCTTTCACCCTTCGACATACAGCAAGTGCATCACCTCCTACCGATTGCTCGTCCACGATGACCAGCGATGGTGGCTCTGCTTCTATGGTTTGTATTGCGTTTTGAGTACGTGTCGCTGAAATCAAACGCACATCTTCAGCTTCTGCAGCACCCTTAATCACCTCAGCGGTTTGAGCGTCCGTCGCGCCTAAAAAGATCAAACTTTCTGAAAGAACTGGCGCAATTGGGGTAACAGCTGAAAATTCTTTGGTGCCCTTCGTTGTCTCTCTGTCGGCTCTGGATTTTAGTTTAATGGTCTCCCCTTCTGCAGCCGCGAACACATGAAGAGGCTTGTTCGTCAATTTCAATCTAGCCCTCATCGCATGGACAATCTGATCCAGACTTTCGTCATC
Above is a window of Candidatus Nitrospira neomarina DNA encoding:
- a CDS encoding GAF domain-containing protein, producing the protein MRVRFWGTRGSIAKAGPSTVRYGGNTSCVEVRSDSGTLVVIDCGTGAHGLGQSLVAEVIQPLRGHLLISHTHWDHIQGIPFFAPLFASGNEWDIYAPHSLRESIRDTLAGQMQYTYFPMTIEALGASITYHDLVEGMFEVGDITVRSRYLNHPALTLGYRLDADGVSIVYACDHEPFSRKSSTDRIEVGEQDRQHAEFMRGADLVIHDAQYIALEYAEKIGWGHSPAEYAIELCHAAEVKQLALTHHDPTRDDESLDQIVHAMRARLKLTNKPLHVFAAAEGETIKLKSRADRETTKGTKEFSAVTPIAPVLSESLIFLGATDAQTAEVIKGAAEAEDVRLISATRTQNAIQTIEAEPPSLVIVDEQSVGGDALAVCRRVKALGTRVTPQAPIVVVADRENTASALADFATDWMLRPFSQPYARTRIRAWILRTTCRWIRAQWPENEEARLAALVKLKILDTEPEERFDRIARIASEAFNVPIALVSLIDRDRQWFKACIGLNVKETPRDMAFCAHAILENRVLIVPDTFLDTRFADNPLVTGEPRIRFYAGCPLRLPDGYLIGTLCLIDSRPRHLDGGKINLLRDLGKLVETELLRGLK